The Ipomoea triloba cultivar NCNSP0323 chromosome 13, ASM357664v1 genomic interval ATGATGGAATTGAACCACTGAAGTGATTCCAGTCCAAGAATACCTCAACAAGTTTGGTAAGCTTTCTAAAAGAAGCAGGGATTGGTCCGCTAAAATCACAACCTGTAAGGTGAATATAGGACAACAGCCTAAGATTTCCAATGGATTCAGGTAAATTCCCAGAAAACATTGTAAAAGCAACTTTCAGAACCTGGAGAGATCCATTTTCTGGAAATTCTGGTAAAGAACCCCTAAGCATTCCATTTAATGACAAGTCAATGGTTTGCAGAGTTGGTACCTGGAATATTTTGTGAGGGACTATTCCAGTGAAGTTGCAACGTACGAGGCTCAAAACCGTCAGGTTGGTGAAATCTGGGAAGAAGTCCGGAAATGGAGCTGAGAAGTTGATGTTATCAAGCATGATGACAGAAAGGGATGGGAGTTTGAGCAAGAGAGACAAGTTGAAGCCATTGCTGATTGACTCGTCGTCACTCAGGTTAAGACGGCTAATATGTCCACCACTCTCAGCATCATTGCAACTCACACCCGGCCAGTGGCAGCAGTCAACTCTTTCATCCCATAGCACCAGCTTGGTGGATGCAGAAGAATTGCAAGTGATTTCCCTTCGTATCTGGAGAAGCACAGTCTTTTCATCCAGAATGCACTGACCTGATACCACATATATGCTGAATACATTTGAGAGAAGCAGTATCATGGAAATCCAGGTAAACACCAGAAacttcattttatttatcaCCAGATTTCCTTGTTCTTGAGCTGTATAGTATGTAGAAGAGCTAGCTGAAATTTGTATCAGAATGAAACCATGGGTTTTTGTGTATGAATGGATAGATCTAAGCTAGCATATATCGGGTCAAtgtaccaaatatttgatagtatatattcTTTATTAATTATCTGTTACGTTATGTTGTTGCCTAGCTGTTTCACCACTGAAAATGAATGTAAAACAAAAGCATCTTAATTGTGAAAACAAGAATATAATGTGTTGACAGAATGTTTGTCTGATCTTCCCACCACATTCCAATATGGCGGCCGGCTAACATGTTTTATCTTTATTTAACACGAGATTGGGCACCACgtgtgttaaaaaaattaaagaaatgcagtTTCAGACAGTAGTAAGGATATGATGCAGCTGCAAGGAATGAAAGCAATGTTAGTGTCATTAATGGCAACTATTCAGATTAGAAGATCCAACATGTTCCTTAATGGcaactataatattataagatTGTCCAAGCCGTCTCAGTAAGAGGAGGGATTTTTACTAAACAAATTCCAACTTAATCTGAACTCAATCCAGGTAAACATCAGAATCCTCATTTTATCACCAGATTTCCTTGTTCTTGAACTGTAGAAGAGCTGAAATTTATATCAGAAACCATGGGTCGTTGTGTATGATAGATCTAGAATGGGTTCAATAATGTAATATTGCTTATTACTTTAATTAGCATCACATGTagaatgttatttttataatgtatgtTAGTTGGTTAGTTTCTTATGAACAAGTGCGATTTCacatttcatttaaaaaagtGCGGCGTGCTCACAGTGCCCGGAGTTGGCCGGATCCACATTGATAatgcatatacatacatatctgatatatattctttattatttgttatgttGTTGCCTAGTGGAAATTTATATAATGGACCAGGTCCACCTAGCATTATTCTTCTAATTAAAACGAGGAGGCACAGAATTTATACctttaaagtacaaaatttcataacacaaaatggAACAAAATCATACCACGAGActcatgttatatatttacttatttttcaaatatgatttagatacataatttttatagaGAGAAATTGAATTATGCAATATTGACCCAACTCTTGTTGTAGCCAAAATTCATCCATAAGCATGCTAATGAATGTTGCTAAATAGAAGACATAGTGCTCAGAACGGCAGTGCATCAGCTCGTGGAGGCCATCCCAGACTCCCAGTGAGAGAAAGGAATTTCACCAGTAAAATTATTCCTATTAAGGTCTATATAtgatttcataataataataatgtttaatcGCTTTCtcaattaatcatattaattaatatggaTGCCAACAGTGGTCAGATCAGATTGGATGGCAGGTAACAATTATTCTCTTATTTTGAACTTAATGACCCCTCAAGGCTCACTATTGCCCCCCTAATACTTGTACACTATTGGTAAAATTCAAATCATGTACCTTGCAGTTGCAGTTGTTAGCAAAGTAATTCAAAGCTTCCCTTATCCTTGGTTGTCACATTTGTGATGCTCTCATGAATAGTTTGAAGTTCAACTTCTGTGGTGATCTTGTTGGTTAAAAATGACCTAAATATTTATAAgttgtatgaaaaaaaaaaaaaaaaagtaactaaaAACCCACACAGtgataaattcataaaatttgCATATCCAAgcacaaaattattttatatatatatataaaacaaaccCCAACATAGAAGCCTACAAACAACACAATCCACACTAGCTCATTAGTTTAGTATGCAATATTTAGAACAAGAGACTAAGATTTGAAACTCAACAGAGGCTGTGTAGAGGTTATGTTTAAAGTGGATAGATGGACTCAACCTTTTGGGGCAAGAAAAAATTTAGTTagataaacaaaattatatctGCACGGCTTTAGCTCAGTGATTTATTAGGCAATATTTGAAAAAAGAGTCAAGGTTCAAAATTCGGCAAGGATAATGTGGGGATTATGCTCGAAGTGGCCAGTCCCACATGCTCTGTCAGCCCTTAGGGTTATGAAAATCGGAGAAGAGGAGAAGATAAACAAAGTTACCAGATGGATGagaagaacatatatatatatatatatatatatatatatatataaaagcattaaacACTGCATTTATGGTGGAGGGGTGGGCTTTCAGCTCTGCCCTTTTGTGAGGTGACTCTTTTTGTCTAATAATGTAAGCATTTATGTTTGCTAGAAATGACAGACATAAAGGGATGAAATGAGTAACAAAGTATAGGGACTGATTGTGCGATCTCTCCCTCAATCACAAGTGTCATATATACATTAGATGCTTTTGCTTCTAAATCTTGTTCCCCCACAATCTCTCTGAAAGAGTATCTTTGAAAGAATTCCATCAATCTTCTTGTTATAATATGATCTCCATTTTCTGGACAGCAAAAGTGGCACAAAGATTCCTCCTAGACCCCCAACAAATCCTAAGCCAATGCCAGTGTAGATCTCAGCATTGTCAGATGATTCTTCCTCCTCTAGTTCTGGCAGTACTGGAGATGCTGGTTCTTTATTGCCACTACAAGACACATGAAGTGGGAATCCACATAGCCCCTTGTTTTCCACGAACGAGCTTTCCCCGAAGGTTTTAAACTGGTTGCCTTGTGGAATCCTTCCAACGAGACGGTTGTGAGATAAGTTCAAGAAGGACAAGAAGGTTAGGCTCACAAGCTGGTCCGGGATATTCCCCGTGAGGCTATTGAGTGACAGGTCCAGTGCTTCCAAATCTTTCAAGTGTTCAAGAGATCGAGGAATATTGCCTGTCAGGGCATTTTGAGAGATGTTAAGGAGACGAAGCAGTTTAAGCTCTCCAACGGTCTCTGGTATGCTCCCTTGGAATTGGTTATTCGAAAAATCGATAGAAGTGAAGAGAGTAAGAATTTTCTGTATATTGTAGTTTCCATTTCCTTTCAGAGAAAGTGAGACTGAGTCTTGATAGTAAACCTTCCAGGCTGCTGAAGTGAAGTGCAAGTAGTTAATCTCTAACTCTGCTGCTTTATCCCTGTCAACCATAATTGCTTTTAGTCCCAAGAACAAATTGGCTGGTAGGGTTCCACTGAAATTATTGGAGGCTAAGTCAATGACCCTTAAGCTTGGCCAGCTGCTGTTTACACCAAGTCCAGGGCAAGAAATGCTCCCGTGAAATTGATTGGAACTTAGTACAAGTATGTGCAGATTCGACAATTTATCGAGCCAACAAGGAAAGGTATCACTTATTGTATTGTTTCCAAGATTTAAGACCTTAAGCTTTGTGCAGTTCACCAAGGATGGAGGAAGCCGCCCTTCGAAGAAATTCTGGCTGAGATCCAATGTCTCCAAAGAACAGCTTTGCAGAAACACTTGTGGTATCTCGCCACTTAAATGGTTCCCTTTAAGATTGATTACGCCAAGGTTGGTGTTATTCTGAGCCAGGCATGATGGGATTGTGCCTTGCAGAGAGTTGTAAGACAAGTCGAGCACTTCGAGAAGGGCTACATGGCACCATGAAGGCGGGATTCTTCCGCTCACTCTATTGTTGGCAATGGAAAAGAAGCGAATATTTGGGAGCTGATCACCAATGTCAGGAGGCATTGTGGAGGAGAAGTTGTTGTTTGAGAGGTCCAAATGCACTGCTGCTCGTGGCAACGGTGGAACCTTTCCGCTTAGCAGATTGGAATTCAGATCAAGGTAATCATGGCGACCGTATTCCATTGGCTCTTGGATGTGTGTAAGATGATTGTGAGAAAGGTTGAGATATCGGACAAACCCATCATTGATTCCCCATATCCAGCTAGGAATTTCCCCGCTTATAGCGTTGCTGGACAGGTCTAGCATTGCCAGTCTAGattgatttttcagaaaatCAGGAATTTGCTGCAGATTGCAAGAGGCTAATGATAAGAATTGGAACTGAGGGAAGAAGGGAAGTTCTGCTTCACTTATGTTTGTCTCAATTGCCAAGTTGTTATAGGACAAGTCAAGATTGTAAGTACTCTCAAGGTTCTTAAATTTGGTTAGCTGCACAGTACCACTGAATTTGTTCCAAGAAAGCGAGAGCGATGAAAGATCCCGAAGTTGAAACAAGAACGAGGGTATCGGCCCTTCCAAGTTGTTGCTGCCCAAATCAAGATCTGTCAGTGGAGAACTCACATTCTTCTGCAAATCGATTATTCGGCCAGAAAATTTGTTCATGAAAAGATATAAGGTCTGAAGTGATGGCAGGGAAAACAGTGAAGCTGGGATTGGCCCGGAAAATGAATTGTTATTCAAGTATAGAGCTTCAAGATTGTCAAGGCCATCCCAGTGAGAGGAAGGGATTTCACCTGAAAATTTGTTACTAGAAAGGTCTAAAACAGTGAGGTTCTTGGACAGCTTAAATGATGGGATTTCACCTGTAAATTTGTTACTAGAAAGGTCTAAAACAGTGAGGTTTTTGGACAGGTTAAAAGATGGAATTGAACCACTAAACTGATTCCTAGCCAAACTCACATGAACAAGATTGGTAAGCTTTCCAAAAGAAGCAGGGATTGATCCACTAAAACTGCAATCTGAAAGGTCAATATGAGACAACATTCTGAGGTTTCCAATGGACTCAGGTAAATTCCCAGAAAACTTTGTACTATAAAGTGACAAACTCTGAAGAGATCCATTTTCTGGGAAGTCTGGCAAAGACCCCCCAACCATTTCATTGAAACTTAAGTCAACGGTTTGCAGCGTTCGTACCTGGAATACTTTCCGATCAACCGTTCCACTGAAGTTGCAACTCGCGAGGCTCAAAACAGTCAGATTGGTGAAATCTGAGAAGAAGTCTGGAAATGGAACAGACAAATTGATCCCATCAAGCCTAATAACCGAAACCAATCTTAGTTTCAGCAAGAGAGACACATTGAATCCCCCGGTGATTGGCTCGTTGCTGAGGTCCAGGCTCGTAACATATCCTGCACCATTGCACCCCACACCAGGCCACTTGCAGCAGTCATCTCTTTCGTCCCACTGCACCAATTTTGTTGAGGCCAAAGGATCGAAAGTAAGATTACTTCGTATCTGGAGAAGCGAAGTCTTCTGGTCTAGAAGACACTGACCCAATGCACACATTACATTTATTCTGAATAAATTTGAGAAAAGTAGTACCACTGTAAGAATCCTGGTAAACATCAGCACCCTCATTTTATCACCAGGCATATCAGAAACTGAGAAACAGATTTATTAGTTCTTGAGGTGTAGAAGAGCTGAAATTTATATATCTTTTGATTCTCACATAAACAGATCAAAATTGGGTTGTTAGTGTATGAAAGATCTGGCATTGGGTCAATGAAGTACTACTTGTTAGCTTACTTAGAATGACTAAAATATTTCTTCTATATAATCATGAGATCTTTTTATAGATTATCTTGTTGGATCCAATAACACATGTctgaattatttattgttcattCTTGTCTTCTTGCATCCAGCTGTTTTAGtgtaaagaaaacaaaacacaaatgCATCAGCAGCTTGTAAAAACAAGAAGATACTGACAGCAGAAAGTTTGTGTCTGCAAATGATGTTCCAATATGGCTGCTCATGCTATTGTTTAGAGAAGATTGGGAACCTGAAAGAGACAAGGTTGGTTTCAGGCAGGCAGGAGTGAAAGCAAAGCATGTTTACATTGATACTGAATATTACGCTGAAATCTTGCAATTTTGTTGTCTTTTAGTGATGATGGGAATTGGGCAGAGCCCACATGTTTGTTACAGATTACATGAAAGAAGACAAAgggaattaaaaaaatgttttggtCAAACTAAGGAAGCATAACAGATGGGGTAGGTGCTAGGTAGAAGTGTCTAGGGAGGAAAATTGTgcctttttcaaataaaataagaataaggGTGAAATAGGTAATCAAAAACTGCACAGGATAATACAATTATGTTATTGAATGATTggttaaaaatttgtaaattatacaAATTGGATGTAATGTCTTAGTTTAGGAATCAAttataatcttttaaatttcaataacCTAATTGCATTATTGTGTGCAATTCGTTAACGGACTCttattctaataaaataatactacaCATACTATCAAtttttacttcatttattaacgaggtaaaccccactcctcactatgtgagtatgtggccctcgccctgtgaccctagccggcaaagagccacaaggaggtaaatcagcctaggttacccatagctgaccggcacaaactcaagggcttgaggttcgaacccacgacctctcggctgcaggtgtaactctcttaccacttgagctgccATTATGGGcttattaacgaggtaaaccccactcaTACATGTTCgaattcattcaaaaaaaaaaaaaaaaaaagaaagaaagaaagaaaaggaagtGATCTACTGttcttattattttctttttcttccatttttacTCCATGAgagtttatatataaatttgtttgcAGTTCAAATTGATTGATCAAAAAAATATGGGTTTAACAAAAAaatctattttaaaatttaagattTCTGGCCTGAAAAATTAGGTAGTGAAGTATGTGGCAACTGCACATCCTCAGAAACACAGAAACGTATGAAAAAGGAATCAACTTTCCTCAGAAGAAACTCTATTCCAGAACTTCCTTTTCCTccacacaaaataaaaaacgaaacaaaaaattttaaacaaaaatgaaacaaaatcaCCAAAGTTTTCCTCCTCTCCTTCTGTCGCTGGTGAAATCTCCGATATATATAGGTCTGATTGCGTATATATACTCTCACAGAGAAACAAGTAAGAACaaaagagaagagaaagaaaCCCATCATAGGACATAGTCATATATTGCCATGGCTATTGCTGCTCCTGCTGCTTCGCCTTCCATTCGCATAAGCCATCGAAGTTCTTTATTCCCGAATTGCCCTTCTGTTTCTTGGAAATCCCAGTATCGTCCTCACTCTGTCGTGCTTTCTAGTAGAATCAGAGCAAGCTCCAGTCTTGCTGTTGAACCggtaattttctttctttgtgGATAGGGAAATGGATGAAGTTCAGTCTTTTTATGGTTTTTGTTAACATGGGAGTGGAGATTAATATTACCcatactttttttctttaaaaatatgaaGACAAATTTAGAATTTCAGGTAATTGGTAAAGAAAAATCTTGAATTTAGGGGCTGATTGTTTTGTGAGAATGgaattttcatttgatcatgGACCAAACTGTTTGGTTAATCTTTGTGGTGTATTTTTGTTACTGTTCATTGCCCAACTGTAATTGAGCATCAATTGATTGATTTTCTGCCTAACTGTATTATGATAAGCTGAAGTTCTCCATTAAACTATGCATCAGTGTTGAGTGCTGAGCTTTGCTTTGAAGTTTTTGGTAGGCTGGAATGAACAAAGTTCTGATCTTTATGCCTTCAAAACTCAATTATTTGagggaaaattacattttttgtgcttcagttaTACCCGTGGTATAGACTTAATACTTGAGACTTGAGATATATGCGTAACCATCTTTAACCCTAAGTTAGGGTGTGAAGTGACGATTTTAGTCTTCCAGGACTATTTCAGCCACCAATATATTACCTAACAAAGTGGCTGATTTGGTCCTTCAGGGACTAAAATCGCCACTTTGCGCATAATTTAGGAGTTAAAGATGGTCACACGTATAGGACTAAGtctatattatgtgtataactgaaggaccaaaaatgtaattttcccaTTATTTGATCTTCTGGAGTTTTGCTGTGGATAGTTCTTCTTGATCCTAAGGTGAATTGAATAgtgtaaattttttctttttctgattTTTCAACTCTTCAGAGTTTGATGTTTTGTTTCATGATTATGCTCGCCCCATTGCTTATTAATTTAAGCTCAAATTATGTGGTATACTGAAACCTTGGTTGCGGTCTTGATCATATGCAACTGCTTCATTATTGCTCATTCAGGAGTTAAGTACTCAAGCTCAAACAAGTACAGATGTTGAATTGTTTGCATGCCCAGTTTGTTATGAACCGCTAATAAGAAAAGGTCCTTCGGGTTTTAATTTGTAAGTTCAGACATGAAATGCATTAAAATGATGTTTGCGCATATGCATGAGTGGTTGTTTGACTTCGAACCCTTAACTCCTACAGACCAGCAATCTATAGATCTGGATTCAAATGCAAGAAGTGTAACAAGACATATTCGAGTAAAAATATCTATGTCGATCTTACTGTTACTGCTGGAACAAAGGAGTACAATGAATTTAAACCCGCTAGAACTGAGCTATTCAGGTACAAAAATGTTCTCTGTTATCATATTATGTTTTGATTAAATGAATGACAGTTCTAAGTACAAAGTTCTTTCACTCTACCACTGaatttaaactaaaataataCGAGTACAAATTTTAAATCCCCACTTCCCAGTATAACTGACCGAAAAAATTGAAAGAACTGAAATTTTGTTAAGACTCTTGGTTTTTGAAAAGATATTATATCCAGTGATTGGTGGCCTTGCCTTCTATAGGAGTCCGCTTGTTTCCTTCTTGTATGAGAGAGGCTGGCGTCAAAATTTTAACCGGAGCGGTTTTCCAGGTCCCGATGAAGAGGTAAAAGTTCTTTGATTGTACTTCCAGTCTTGGTAAATCCTTCACAGGTTTAACCAAGTCATGTCTACAAAtgcaattattttctaaaatgatTCACGTGGGTTCTCTGCAGTTTCAAATGGCTCAGGAATACTTTAAAGCAGTTCAAGGTGGTATTCTTGTAGATGTAAGCTGTGGCAGTGGATTGTTCTCCCGGAAATTTGCAAAGTCAGGCGACTATTCAAGAGTCATTGCACTGGATTTTTCTGAAAATATGCTGCGCCAGTGTTACGACTTCATCAAGAACGATGAAAGTATTCTAAACTCGTACGTAACTCCAGCTACAACAAGTTTATACGAGACAAAAGTCGCATTTTCTGAAATTCTCCTTCGCCCAAACCTGCAGGAATCTTGCACTTGTGAGGGCAGATGTTTCCCGATTACCTTTCTCATCTGGATCAGTTGATGCTGTTCATGCTGGTGCAGCGTTGCATTGTTGGCCATCACCATCAAATGCAGTAAGTTCTTGAATTTTTTATGGCTTCTATGCATTCCCTGAAGAGAGTCTTTATATCTGTTGATACTAAGGATCTGATCTCTCTCGCCCATTTGGAACTTGGATTTGAATTTATCAGTATCTTAATTTCGCCCAGAACTGAATCACCCTAATGCTCGATACTTACAGAAACATGTCATTTTCCTATCTTGAAACTTCTTCCTGCTTGGCTACTTGCTTAGATGGGTGTTTTTGCTTTTCGACAAAGTTCAAATAGGATTTTTAAATGAGGAATCGGTTACATCTAACTTTGTTAAAAGACCTCACGAAATTTGATGTTTTTATTTCATCTGAACTTGCGCCAGATTGCTGAAATCAACCGTATCTTGCGTAGTGGGGGTGTGTTTGTGGGAACTACTTTTCTTCGATTCCGTCAATCTACTCCTGCAATACTAAGGCCATTAAGAGAGGTGAGTCACTCATCTTTCATCTTATTTGTCTAATGCTAAGTTTTGTGCATCTAGAAATAGCAACGACAAAGAAAACTCGATggttattataaattataatgaaCTAGCATTCCTTC includes:
- the LOC116000829 gene encoding uncharacterized methyltransferase At2g41040, chloroplastic isoform X1, producing the protein MAIAAPAASPSIRISHRSSLFPNCPSVSWKSQYRPHSVVLSSRIRASSSLAVEPELSTQAQTSTDVELFACPVCYEPLIRKGPSGFNLPAIYRSGFKCKKCNKTYSSKNIYVDLTVTAGTKEYNEFKPARTELFRSPLVSFLYERGWRQNFNRSGFPGPDEEFQMAQEYFKAVQGGILVDVSCGSGLFSRKFAKSGDYSRVIALDFSENMLRQCYDFIKNDESILNSNLALVRADVSRLPFSSGSVDAVHAGAALHCWPSPSNAIAEINRILRSGGVFVGTTFLRFRQSTPAILRPLRERALQGYSYLTEEEIEDLCKSCGLVNFSKKVQESFIMFSAQKP
- the LOC116000829 gene encoding uncharacterized methyltransferase At2g41040, chloroplastic isoform X2; protein product: MAIAAPAASPSIRISHRSSLFPNCPSVSWKSQYRPHSVVLSSRIRASSSLAVEPELSTQAQTSTDVELFACPVCYEPLIRKGPSGFNLPAIYRSGFKCKKCNKTYSSKNIYVDLTVTAGTKEYNEFKPARTELFRSPLVSFLYERGWRQNFNRSGFPGPDEEFQMAQEYFKAVQGGILVDVSCGSGLFSRKFAKSGDYSRVIALDFSENMLRQCYDFIKNDESILNSNLALVRADVSRLPFSSGSVDAVHAGAALHCWPSPSNAIAEINRILRSGGVFVGTTFLRFRQSTPAILRPLRELNLEAEGFARLQLPY
- the LOC116000877 gene encoding receptor-like protein 50; protein product: MKFLVFTWISMILLLSNVFSIYVVSGQCILDEKTVLLQIRREITCNSSASTKLVLWDERVDCCHWPGVSCNDAESGGHISRLNLSDDESISNGFNLSLLLKLPSLSVIMLDNINFSAPFPDFFPDFTNLTVLSLVRCNFTGIVPHKIFQVVYLDPSKT
- the LOC116002303 gene encoding receptor-like protein 50; translation: MPGDKMRVLMFTRILTVVLLFSNLFRINVMCALGQCLLDQKTSLLQIRSNLTFDPLASTKLVQWDERDDCCKWPGVGCNGAGYVTSLDLSNEPITGGFNVSLLLKLRLVSVIRLDGINLSVPFPDFFSDFTNLTVLSLASCNFSGTVDRKVFQVRTLQTVDLSFNEMVGGSLPDFPENGSLQSLSLYSTKFSGNLPESIGNLRMLSHIDLSDCSFSGSIPASFGKLTNLVHVSLARNQFSGSIPSFNLSKNLTVLDLSSNKFTGEIPSFKLSKNLTVLDLSSNKFSGEIPSSHWDGLDNLEALYLNNNSFSGPIPASLFSLPSLQTLYLFMNKFSGRIIDLQKNVSSPLTDLDLGSNNLEGPIPSFLFQLRDLSSLSLSWNKFSGTVQLTKFKNLESTYNLDLSYNNLAIETNISEAELPFFPQFQFLSLASCNLQQIPDFLKNQSRLAMLDLSSNAISGEIPSWIWGINDGFVRYLNLSHNHLTHIQEPMEYGRHDYLDLNSNLLSGKVPPLPRAAVHLDLSNNNFSSTMPPDIGDQLPNIRFFSIANNRVSGRIPPSWCHVALLEVLDLSYNSLQGTIPSCLAQNNTNLGVINLKGNHLSGEIPQVFLQSCSLETLDLSQNFFEGRLPPSLVNCTKLKVLNLGNNTISDTFPCWLDKLSNLHILVLSSNQFHGSISCPGLGVNSSWPSLRVIDLASNNFSGTLPANLFLGLKAIMVDRDKAAELEINYLHFTSAAWKVYYQDSVSLSLKGNGNYNIQKILTLFTSIDFSNNQFQGSIPETVGELKLLRLLNISQNALTGNIPRSLEHLKDLEALDLSLNSLTGNIPDQLVSLTFLSFLNLSHNRLVGRIPQGNQFKTFGESSFVENKGLCGFPLHVSCSGNKEPASPVLPELEEEESSDNAEIYTGIGLGFVGGLGGIFVPLLLSRKWRSYYNKKIDGILSKILFQRDCGGTRFRSKSI